The following DNA comes from Passer domesticus isolate bPasDom1 chromosome 13, bPasDom1.hap1, whole genome shotgun sequence.
CAAACTAAGCATATTCAAAAGGGGGAATTCTGCTGATGCTATCCAGACTGggaatttttttcagtgaaagtTAATTTGTCGAAGGTCAAACCAGATTCCAGACTTGACAACTGATGAGAAATGTGTTATCTGACCCATTTCCATTTCTGTTGCAGCTATTGCCAAAACCAGTTTAACAAAGAAGGCAAAGAAGACAGCTGTGTCCAACTCTCCTTCAAGCTTGACTAACCAACTCACCCACTGAATCCTGCAAGAGAAACTGGAAAACAGGCTCCCTGCTTGTTTCTCTGTAAACAGCAATcccttcatttgcttttttttttttttttttaatcattggCCCCACTCTGTTTTCTATCATGCCTCTTGTCCTTTCATTTAAGATGAGACTAGTGCAGAGAACTCAATTATACCATTGTGCTGGAGGAGCTACTTTCCCACAGCTAAACAGTTAAAACCACTACCAAGGCCTCTTTCATTCCTGTTTTTCACCAGCTACACTTTAGGGAAAGCATTACTGAGTCCTGCTGCCTCTGAAGAGCATCCCATCCACAGCAACAGCAcaggtctgaaaaaaaaaaaaaagctaaggCTGCTGTTGATCAGCAATTATTCTTCTGTTTGAGGGAGTGGTTTTAACCTTCCATTTTTAGACCTCTGgtattttcagtgtttcagaGTCTGCAAAAGGCTGCTGACACTGACCTGCTTGCTTTGGCAGCCTTATGCACACCCCACACAGACAGGCTGTGGACATTGGGGCTGCTTTAAAGGTCTGTCACAGCTTGTGGTGGCAAGCGAGGTGCTGTGGTCCCAGACCTGCAGCAGACATCACCCTATGACCCAGCTAAAAATGCACTTTTGCATGTATCAGACTTGACTTCACAGCACCTGATGCAATTAAAACAGACCACAGTTCTGCAGCAAACACAAACCCTCATCTTCACCCTTGAATCACAGGCACATTATAACTTCCAGTCTTCTAAAACAATAACATCCCAACTGATACTTTAGATTTATTAGAGAATAATCCCAGTGCCTCTTGTACTTTGCCTGTGCCGttgtaattttaaattattaaatttgaATTGTTAAGGTTTCCAAGTGTCTCTGACGTCTGTTCTTAAATGACATTAGGAATCTCACTCATTTATTTAACACAAGAAGTACTCAGCAACATTTTCTCTCATAAGAATAATTATCTTCAGTAATTGCATATGCTCTCCACTACACTTGCACTGAGCCTGCATAATGCATAAACCATTGGTGATGGGTCATTTAATTTTACTATTAAATTCTTCGAGGTCTGATTTATTAGAAATTGTTTGTCTTTTGGAAAAGCCATTATTGCTAAGCAGACAATGATCTCTCACTGCCGAGTGCTGGGAACAATAAAATGATTTGCAAAATCCATATTCTTCATCCATTGCACTTATGCAAAACAGCTGCTAAAGGACCCAAAAAGGATAAAGTGTGATCAGTGCCAACATCACAATTCTTCAACAAAGTGTTAAGCTCAATCAAGATGAAATGTGCCAGAATAGAAACTGGCTATTTTACAACTGAACCTGAAGCTGAACTCAACACATTTAACCTTTATTAAACCATAAGTTGTAACAACAAATAGCAGTGGAAAGATAAAAATCTGTGATGCATGTGCTTGTATGAGTCATCCTTGGCTCCTACCCTGAAGAAGTGTATTTGTGTCTAACTTAGAGCACTCTAAGTAGTCCCACTGAGGTCAGTGGAAGCACTGATAGTACTTAAAATTACACACATTTATATGGCACTGCAAAATTGGGGCCCAGGAGGTTGCAAGTTATATGGTTTTACATTCACTGCTTATAACATCACTTCATACCTGGAGTAACGTGAGGCAATAAACCCAGACACACCTGAcagagcacaggctgcagaTGTCTTGCAGAAATACCATTTGCAAGCCCCCTCTGACCCTCTGTCAAACATttggcagagccctgcagaaagGAACTCTTGGGAAGTTTATGAACACAGCCAGCATGGTCGTGACAAGAGCCATTTGGGGTGCTCCAGCatgggagaggctgcagggagggctcaCCTTCTGCTGGGACCAGCCAAAGCTCTGCAGGGGAGTCCCACAGCCCAAAAACCAACCTGAGGGGCAAATCCACAGCACCCCAGGGCcagcctcactgctgcctgATGGGATTTGTTGTTTTTGCACATCCCTTGGCTGCCTGACAGGACACGGTGTTTTGCTGTGCTTATCCCTTGGGTGTGTGACACCTGTCACGGGCTAACTCGCCACGACACGGCATCGACCGTGCATCAAAACAGGTTTTTCTGTCCTGTCAGCTAAAAACGACCAGGCACGAAGTTTCACTTAACGCTACCCTGTCCTCACAGCCCCTGCATGCTCACAGTTCACCCGTGGAaaagccctgctccagctggtggTGGCAGTGGGACACAGGACACGCACACGACCACACTGTGGCCGAGGGCAGCGGGCCACAGGGAGGGTGACATCACGCGGGCTGGTGTCACTGGGGCATGACATCATGCCAGGAACACAAATAGGCTATTCTGACTTGGAAGAAAACCACACGGCTCATCCAGACCGACTGTGGTCCTGCTCAGGACACCCCAACAGCCCCACcgggcagcgctgtccaaacggccccggagctcgGGCAGCCTCGGGCCCTGCCCAttctctggggagcctgggcagtgcccagcaccctctggggaaaaaacctttccctgatctccaacctaaacctccctggcacagctccagccgtTCCCTggtgctgtcactgtcacccagagcagagctcgGAGCTGTCCCTCCGCTGCCCCTCGGGAGGAGCTGCACACCCCGATGAGCTCTGCCCGCAGTCTCCCGTTCTCCGGCCTGACCAAGGGAAGTGACAACAAGCCTCCTCCTGTGGCTTCCCCTCGAGGCCTTCTACCGCTTTCGCTGCCCTCCAAACCTGCCCCTGTTTCCACGCCAAAACAGCGAAGCGGGACAtggccccgcggcctcccccTCCGACCCCGACCTCGCCAGGTGAACCTGGCGGCACCGCCGCTCTCACCGGGACGAGGCTgccgtgcccggcccggcccggcccgtcccgcagctccgccgccgccgccggccccgccgcccggaCGCGCTTCCCCGAGCTGAGGCCGCTtccggggcagcgccggggccgctCTGCGCCGGCCTCGCTGCTCTCGGTCCGCCCGGAGCCGCGGGGGCCGCGCCGACCGCCGACGGTGAGGGGCGGCACAGCGTGCGGGGCACAGCGAGCCCCGCGGGGACACGGGCGTTGGGGGCCGCTGAGGGGCAGGCGGGACCGTGGCCGGGCGGTGTGGGCACCTGGCGGGCTCCTGGCGGCAGGAGCCCCACGGGGAGGTTTAGGGAACTTGGGGTGCCATATGGAGCAGCCCCATTGGGGGTCATGGGACTGTGGGGGTCTCCCGGGGAAGCGGAGGCACAGGGAGGCCTGCAGGGCTGCGGGGTGGGGACGGTGCGGGGTGAGCCGGGGGTCCCGGCAGATGCGGTGGCGTCCCCAGCCCGCGCCCGGGGCTGTCGCGTTCCCTGCCTTGAGGCACCGCTGCGCCGTGGCGGGGCGGCCGCCCCGACTGCATCAGTGAGCGCCTGGCCGGGGGGGGACACAGCAGTGTCACCCCAGCGTGATCCCGGGGCTTCTCGGCTTGTCCCTGCCTGGCCTGCGAGTCAtttcagctgctgccagaggagcccgGAGGGGTGACACACGGGCCCCGAGAGCAGCGTGGCAGCCCCGCTGCCGGCTCCCCGGAGCTCCCCGGGGCTCCCCGGGCCGGTCCGCGGTGCTGGCGCGGCtgtggcagctggagctggccgCAGCTCCTGCGGTGGCCATGCCCTGATCCCCCGTACAGGACAGAGCCAGtctgcctccctgcctgctctgctctctgacTGCTGTCCCCATCTGTCCCCTACGCTCCTCCAACCAGCCATGCCAAGCGatttgttttcacttttattttggtTGTGCATGTAATGGATTTAATTATCTTTTGTACCTCCGTTTGTTTTTCAGAGTTAGCAAActggtttattttcttgtgGAGAGGGTGTGTCAGTTAGATAAAGCCACGTGTCCCTGTGGGACTTTAAACTTCCAAATAGGCTATTTTTGAGTCAGACGTAATTCGGTGTACACACATGTGGGTACATGTGGCAACACTGTTgtgtttaattatttaaaacaccAGTGTGATGCTCTTGAACGAATGTCAAAGTGCGAGGGAGTGATTATTTTATGTGCTTTGCTTTCTATGGATGTTTGTAGTCATGTCTGAGGAAGGCAGTGGGGAAAATCTGAAAGATGAAACCTCTTACAAAGCTGAAAATGAACAGAAGACAGAGGAACTTGGCTGCTCTGAGAGCAATGAAGGGAGAGAACAAGAGACTGTGCCTGTGACTCGGAAAAGACCTGAACCCAAGCCCCCAAGCCAGCCTGCTGCCACAGAAAAGCCTGCAGGGGATGCCATCAAGGTAAGCTCCTGTGCTTGCTCGGAAAGATGGGACTTCACATTTCATGGCTTTGAGCACAGGAGAACTCTGAGCACAAGCCCCACtcctttctgaaaattcacattgctgttctctgaaatgaaaaagcTGCACAAAAGTCACATGTCACTGGCTGCTTGTGTTCCTTTCCTCACTGTAATGCCTGCATCAgtcttctgtttttcttcattaaagGTCTCAGATCCTCCTGCAGTTCAGACAGGGTGGGGCTACTGGGGAAGCTGGGGGAAATCTCTTCTGTCAACTGCGTCTGCTACCGTAGCTACTGTAGGTAAGGCTCTTTGTAgtatttgataaatattttaatcaaGTTTTGTGTCTCAAGCTGGTGCTTTAGAACTTGTTTCTAGAGAAGAGGATTTCAGTTATAGCTGCCGTTATTGGAAAAATGTCAAGAGAATTGTTCAAGTAATGGGAAAAGCTTGTACCAAAAGGTACAGTGAGATTAAGGAGATATGCACAGGCAGAATTACTTTCAGGTTTTTAAGGCGTTTGTGTAATTTTCACCTGGTATTTTAAACTAGTATTCTGCCAGTATTTACAACTTTATTTAAAAGCTAAGATGAAACCTTGGTTCATTACATTATAGGTGAGCTGGATAGAAGGAGGTTTTAGTGCTGGTTAAATTGTTTTGAACAGAAGGAATCttgaataataaaaaagaataaGCAGCTCTAATCCTGTTTCTGTTGTTCTCTAGGTCAAGGTATTTCAAATGTCAtagaaaaagcagaaacaacCCTTGGGATCCCCAGTCCTACTGAAATCTCATCAGAGTCTAAAGATGGTGCAAGAGGTCAGTTTTGTACTGCATAAAAACAACCCTGGAATGTTTTTCACAACATAATGAGCCCCAAAATAACATCACCTTACTCTGCACCTTGCACCTTGAGActgataataaaataatttaactaATACTCTCTTGCTTAGTTCTGTTAGCTCTgaaaagcagagaggaaaataatCTGAATTGTAGGCTTGCTCCTAGCTGATATTTAGTGTCTGTTGGTTTTCTCCACTCTGTGGCTGACaggatcttttttcttttggaagtCAGGAAGTTAATTTTCTGCCTTCTAATGCAGGAAGTGAGAATCCTGCTGCCAGCAACGCTGATGCAGCTGATGATGGCAGCTCCTTCCCTATTGCTGGGGCTCTTGAAGTTTTATCAACCATCTCTACTGCTGTCCAAAGCACAGTGAGTGAGTTGGGAATGCAGGAGAAAATGGGTTTAAGGGAGCTTTGGGGTTTTGGCCTTTCATCTGAAACACTGTAAGAAGAAACTTAATTTGACATTTGTGGGATGCATGGTGATAAACTCTTCCAGCCTTCAAAAAACCATTATCTTGGGCCTTGCTTCTACTGGCACCTAATGTGAAAGATGTTATGAATTTTGATAGTTCTGTATTGAATGTTGGTACctaacaaaaaaatcctaatgGTGGATTGTGCAGAGCACTCATTTCTGTGCGTGTCACCTCTGTGCTCTGCCTTTCCTTTGGAGTAGTCTGCTAAATGCAGGGTCAGACTCATTCCTGGAGTATTTCCACTGATTTCCACAGAACTAGAGATGAAATCCATTCTCCTCTTCAAAAACCTATGTGAAACTAGCTCAGTTTGCTTGGAAATCAGCTTGCTCCTGTGACCAAGAGAAATGCACTTCAAAGGAAGCCATTACCCTTAGAAACTGCTTTTGTGATCTGCTGTCTTGTCAATTTGCCTGGGAATCTGAAAGAGCTGCAGATGGAAAGCTGGCTtctgtttttttgcttttaaggCTCGAACAAAAGTCAGCAGTCAAAATCCACAGGTCTGCTGTTTTCTCATTGGAAGGATGAGAACTGAATACTGTAATGTGCTGAGAACCAGCTTGTTCACAAactaaaaaaatgtatttcccaTCAGATTGCTGCAGCTGTCTGGGTGCTGTAATAAGCTGTTGGGTGATAATGTGTTGTGGCTCTTTCTATGTCCTGCTGCTCTCTTTGTGACGATTAGGGTTGAATTTAGGGTGACAAGGACCAATTTGGCTTTTATGTGAGTGCCCAGAGTAAGATTGCTGATAAAACCCTCCCAATTCAATTTCTTCCATTGTGTAATCTTCTCTGAGTTTTATGTGCTGTCTTTATCCAAATCTGATTCCTAGGGTAAAAGTGTTATTAGTGGAGGTCTGGATGCCTTGGAATTCATCGGCAAAAAGACAATGGATGTAATAGCTGAGGGAGACCCTGGATTCAAAAAAACAAAGGGCCTAATAAACAGAACCTCTACATTATCTCAGGTACAGCACTTCCCTATCAGCACCTCATTGGTTTCTCTCATCTCTTCTCCCTTCTTTTGTGGTCCTGTCATTAAGCAACCGTTTTTTGCTATTGAGCCAAAAGCCTTCTCCTCCTCTATTCTCTATCTCCCGGCACTGTCACGAGgcctctgcttttctttttcaggtcTTACGAGAagcaaaggagaaagaagagcaGCAGACAGCTACCGAGGTTACCATGGCTACTGAGAAGAAAGCCCATTATGGGTTACTGTTTGATGAGTTTCAGGGTCTTTCGCATCTGGAGGCCTTAGAGATGCTTTCCAGAGAGAGTGAATCAAAGGTAATGGCCTTGAGCATTTTGCTTTCTATTTTGAGTTCAGCtgagcagggggaaaaagattAGAAATATATGTATATCCATGTAAAATCAAGTGCTCAGAACTTGCTGTAAAATGATTACAGAACTTCACTTTGATCCTTGCATTAGGATCCAGTGTTTACCTTGGGAGCAGTTTGTCCTGTCCTCAGCTCCTAAAGCCATTCCCTTTACCCCAGCCAGTCTCAGTTCCTGCAGTTCTGTTCCTCCAACTTCTCACAAGTTACTCTCCTCACACCTGCTGGTTTGCTACCTTGGCCTGCATTTTCCATCCTGTTGGATTGATTTATTGATTCTCTCTTTGGTTGTGCTGCCCCTAACCAGGTGAAAGCAGTTCTGAATGCCCTCTCTGGAGAGAAGTTGGACACACTGAAGGAAGAAATGGAACAACTCAAAGAAGCATTTTCTTTGCCTGAATTCtttgaagaagaagaggaagaaaagaagggtaaGAGAGCCCCAGGTTCTGAGAAGAGAAGCTGGTCCTAGTGCAGAACCAGCCAGCCCTGATCAGTAGCAATGGGCATGATGCcaaatttaaattattctttaGCTAGATGTTTAATCCTAAAGCCGTCTTGGTCCAAGGGCATGACAGGTAGCAACACCCTTCCCCTCTGAGAAGATGAGCTGTAATTTTGTAGCAGGAATGATTTCTTGCCAGAGCAGGGTTATAGTTGTTTGACTCATGGGCAGTTCATACAACTGACCCTGAGCCAAGATGCTAATTCAGAGAGAAAGTGGGTTTCCTTGACCAGGAGGGGAAACTGTGAACAGAGTTGTCCAACATGTGGGAGAGCAAAAAgcctttttatttgttttttaaatgagaGTTAGCCACACAGAGCAAAAGACTCAGAGGTACCTTCACACACAAGAGCCCTGATTCCTGAGAATTACATgaatttaaatgtaaatttcTTGCATTGCTTTTACCTAAATGCTCATCAGGGAGGGCTTACACACCTGCACTTGCTATCATTCAACATTTAATGTATCTTTTATATTTGCACATAATGGATTTCACATCTGCTGTGCCATATATAATAGGAGAACCATAGGCTCTAAGTGATATTTCAGACTCTCCAAGGTGATGTGCAAGTTAGTGTGTTATAAAAGGCTGcctgtaaaaaaataaaaaataagaaagaggaGTTACCTTAGC
Coding sequences within:
- the FAM114A2 gene encoding protein FAM114A2 isoform X1, which translates into the protein MFVVMSEEGSGENLKDETSYKAENEQKTEELGCSESNEGREQETVPVTRKRPEPKPPSQPAATEKPAGDAIKVSDPPAVQTGWGYWGSWGKSLLSTASATVATVGQGISNVIEKAETTLGIPSPTEISSESKDGARGSENPAASNADAADDGSSFPIAGALEVLSTISTAVQSTGKSVISGGLDALEFIGKKTMDVIAEGDPGFKKTKGLINRTSTLSQVLREAKEKEEQQTATEVTMATEKKAHYGLLFDEFQGLSHLEALEMLSRESESKVKAVLNALSGEKLDTLKEEMEQLKEAFSLPEFFEEEEEEKKGDEEFTKEVTELFSELHISSTPDKVITVRTSAYEWIARFNSSLPKEEKENEENQEEESRDGDQEAKKSVEDIHAFAIRSLAELTACSIEMFHKTAALFLYGQKQEVTATDRAKSLSQLTIMLCKELSAFSKEFTTCLTTAGVKEKADVLNPLITGVFLEASNSASYIQDAFQLLLPVLQISLIEARTELSQ
- the FAM114A2 gene encoding protein FAM114A2 isoform X2, which gives rise to MSEEGSGENLKDETSYKAENEQKTEELGCSESNEGREQETVPVTRKRPEPKPPSQPAATEKPAGDAIKVSDPPAVQTGWGYWGSWGKSLLSTASATVATVGQGISNVIEKAETTLGIPSPTEISSESKDGARGSENPAASNADAADDGSSFPIAGALEVLSTISTAVQSTGKSVISGGLDALEFIGKKTMDVIAEGDPGFKKTKGLINRTSTLSQVLREAKEKEEQQTATEVTMATEKKAHYGLLFDEFQGLSHLEALEMLSRESESKVKAVLNALSGEKLDTLKEEMEQLKEAFSLPEFFEEEEEEKKGDEEFTKEVTELFSELHISSTPDKVITVRTSAYEWIARFNSSLPKEEKENEENQEEESRDGDQEAKKSVEDIHAFAIRSLAELTACSIEMFHKTAALFLYGQKQEVTATDRAKSLSQLTIMLCKELSAFSKEFTTCLTTAGVKEKADVLNPLITGVFLEASNSASYIQDAFQLLLPVLQISLIEARTELSQ